The Candidatus Hydrogenedentota bacterium DNA segment TTTACGTTTCGCGAAAAGAGGAAACCACCAGAAGCGTCACCTTGCATAAGTAAGCTATCACGGCTGCGCTATTTGCGCAATACGGATCTTGTGATATGGGGCGGCAAGTGTCGAATCAGACGGAATGTGTGCGAGCCGTGTCGTGCGCAAGTCCGGGGCGCAGCCAATAGCTCGCGCCGTCGAATTCCACGCGGCAATTCATATCGAACGTTTTTGAGAGGATTTCGGAGGTCAGCAGGTCGCGAGTGCTTCCCTGCGCGACGACACGTCCCGCCTTTAAGGCACACACCCGAGTCACCCACCCACCAATCTCTTCGATGTGATGTGTAACGAGCAACAGAGTTGGCGCATCTTCCCGCTCCGCCAAGCGGGCCAAGTCGTCCAGAAAGTCGCGACGCGCGTGCGGGTCCAGCCCGGCGCACGGCTCATCCAAGACCAAGAGCGTTGGTTTGCAGACGAGTGCGCGAGCAATCAGCACACGCTGTTGTTCCCCTTGGGACAGCACGCCAAAAGGCTGGTCAGCCAGGCCCTCGCTGTTCAGCAAGCTCAGCGCTTCCCATGCGCGTGCGCGTTCCTCGTCCGAATACTGCCGATAGAGCCCTAGCGTCGCCTCCAACCCCGATTCCACAACGTCCAGCGCCGTGTCATCCTGCGGCAACCTGCTCTCCAACGCCGAACTCACCCAGCCGATGGTCTTGCGCAACTCCCGGATGTCACACTCGCCGAATACACGTCCCAGTACACTGACCGTGCCCTCGCTTGGCCATTCGTAGCCGGTGACAATCTTGAGAAGCGTTGTTTTACCCGAACCGTTTGCCCCAATCAGGGCCCAGTGCTCGCCTTGCTGGATCGTCCACGAAACACGATCGAGGATGGTCCGCCCCTTTCGCTTAAACGTAATGTCATGTAGCTCAACTGCATTCATGAAGAAGTCTTCCTGTCGGACAGTAAACAACCTGTGAGATAAGTTCGCGTGTGTTCGCGAGAAGCCCGGACTACTCGGTCAGATCCCAGCCATCCGCTCCGATTAGGGGAACAAAAACGCATCCGGTGCTATATTCCTGGCGAAAGGTCTGGCCGATCTTCGTTATGCAGAGCAACTCCTGCGATTCCCGCCCCCCGACTGGACAGATTAACCGCCCACCTTCCCGCAACTGATTTCGCAGCGCGGCGGGTATTCGCGGCCCCGCAGCCGTGACGATAATCACATCGTATGGGGCTGACTCCTGCCATCCCAACGTGCCGTCACCCACTTGAACTTCCACATTGTTAAATCCCAGCGTTTGCAGCAGACCTGCGGAACGCGATGCCAACTCCGGCACCCGTTCAATGCTGACGACTCGCCGGGCCAGCCGCGCGAGCACGGCGCATTGGTAACCCGAGCCCGTGCCGATTTCCAGAGCGGTATCATCGGGCTTGACGTGCGCCAACTGCGTCATCAGAGCGACCATGAACGGCTGGGAGATGGTTTGGCCGTGACCAATTTCGAGCGGACGGTCATCGTATGCGTGAGACTTCAGGTCATCCGGCACAAAGCACTCGCGTGGAATACTCCCCATCGCCTCCAGCACACGCGGCTCCACGATTCCTCTGCGCTTGAGCTGCGTGTCGATCATGCGCGAACGGTCTTCGGCGTAGGGATCTCCCGCTTCGATGAGTCCCTCCTTTCCAAACCAGCGCCTGATAAACTTCTGGCGCAACATTGCTTGTCACCTTGCGGGGTAAATAGCGGCGAGGATCAAGAATCGGGCAAACCACAGCACAACCAAAGCCGCCAGCGGCCCAAAATCGACTGGACCCAGGGACGGCAACGCGCGCCGGATCGGCTTGAGGAAGGGATCAACGCATTGCGGTATCCAGCGCCAGCGCGCGGAGTACAAGTCTATCTCAAGATAAGACGCCAGCCAACGCAGGAGAACCAGCATCATGTACAGCGTCAGCAGACTATAAATCGCGCGTCCAATCATGTCGGGAAGGAAAACTCCTTGATACAGGTATAAACAGGGCCTTGAGGCCTCAAGTCACTGGAAAATAATGACACACTCTTCGCCGTGAATGCACCAAAGAGCGTAGACTGTTCGCGCCGCATCAATGCAGCCAGTCTCTCTATTGCCGGATCGCCCGCATCTTTCGCGCCTCGACCACTCGCCTTGTCCCGGTCATCCTTGATGCGGGCCAACGTGACATGAGGATGGAAGCGGCGATTCTCCGGCTTCTGCCCGATGGCCACAGCCCCCGCCTCCGCTATCCGGAATGCAGCTTCAAGCGCCCCATCGGCAGGCGTCACGCCAGCCCACACGACAGTTGGTCTCCGGGCGTTGGGAAAAGCGCCGACACCGCGAACCGTGAGGTCAAACGCGCTCACCTCGGCAAATGCCGGCGCAACGTGCTCCAGATACGTTTCCGCGTCAGCCTCGCCGATTTCGCCCAAGAAGCGTAACGTCAGATGCATGGCGCCGGGTTTCACCCACGAAGCGCGTAAGCGCGATTCGCGCAGATTCTGTTGTACGTCCAGCAGCCTCATCCGAATTTCCTCGGGGATCTCAATGGCCACAAAGGCCCGCATTGTTGGCTCTCCTTACCGCAGACTGAATTCCGAGTCTATTGCGCGCCGGCTAAGAGACAAGTCCGCGCTGGTTTGTGAGACATCCGGACTATGATGACACTTCCTTTCTGGAAGTCAATCGGAAACACGTGTTAGCATTCAAGAAAATGAAGGGACTGTCATGCTTGAGAAGCTTCTCCAACTGCTCGCTCCACGCCAGACCGATTCGGCCGTCGACCGCGAGGAACGCTTGCGTTTGGCCACTTGTATTGTATTGCTTGAAGTGGCCGGCGCAGACAACGAGTTTTCTCCTGCCGAGTGTCAGCTCATTATCGACTCTTTGCGTACGCGATTCGACCTCTTGCAGGAGGAGGCAGAGGAACTCATCGAAGTGGCCCAAGAACGCCGACAGGAAGCCAGCGGGCTCTGGAAGTACACAAACCAAATCAATCAATCATGCAGCGTAGAAGAGAAAGTTGGAATCATTGAAGAAGTGTGGCGAGTCATCTATGCGGACGGCAGTCTGGATGGCCACGAAGACTATCTGGTCCACAAACTCGCCGACCTGATGAACCTGACTCACCCCCAGCTCATTGAGGCGAAGATGAGGGTTTCCCGACCCAAGGCGTAGTGGACACGCCAACTTACGATCGAGCATGGCGATTCGCCTGCCTCATTGTCACGTCCGACGGTCTTAGATGTGAAATCTCAGACTTGAGAATCTAATCGGGCCTATTCCCGGATTTCTCACGAACACACTTTGCCTTCTCTCGCAACCAGTGCGTTTGCGGGACTCACGGCAAGAAATTGGGCAGTTCTCCGAAAACAGTGTGTGTTCGCGAGAAATCCTCATGGCATAGCATCAAAGTCGCGCACGTGAGCAATTTGCGTCGGCGCACTATAGCGCCGATGCAAATTGCGGACTATTCCCGAATCTCCGCCCAGACCATCTTGGCCTCGCCGGAACCACCGCTCACCGCCACGGCGTTGCTTCCATCTTTGAGCGCACTCAACTCCGATTCAAATCGAATTGCCCTGGCTACTCCCGGAAAATCGGCCAAGTCCTCAACGATTCCTGCCAACGAGCATGCGGCACCGTTCACGGACACCTTGAGTGTCTTCTCATCTACCCCCTCGGCCTTATCAAATCCGATTATCACTGCCGCTTTGCCGGAGGGAGGTTTTGGACCCGCATAGATAGTGATTACCGGGTTATCCGCCAACGCAGCGGGCAACTGTGCTCCGTTGGAGACGCCTGCGGGGACCGTATCGTGATAGGTGCTGACAAAGCGCCGCTCTTTCCCAACCAGCGTTTTAAGCGCTATACCTTCTTCCAGCAAGGACCGGTAGGCCTCCACACCGCCATGCATGGGGGCCGGGTCCATGTAGTTGAACAAGTAAATTGCGTCCGCGCCGCGCATCAATTCCATGGAGGCGAAACCCCGCGCCGACGACAAGGTATTCTCCGTCTGCTTGGCGCCCGGATATGCAGCAATGAGTATTTCTCCTCCAGGCGCGAGCGTTATCTTCTTAGCGCTATCGCCCAGACGCGCGCGCCACTCCTCGACGGGTATGTCGAAATCGATGCTTGCCCAAAATGGTGTCGGAACCAGCACGTCGACCAAGTCTTCCTTAACCCAAGTCACGCCATCCATGCCAAGTCCGTACGCCGCGTCGGGGACCGCGGGCACACGCGCGCCAATTTGAATCGGATGACCTCGTTTCTGCGACCAATCCACCGACAGCGCCCGCACATCGCGCATAAACTGAGTGAGGATGTCCCGTCCTTTGGCCTCTTCGCCGGGCTTGAAGTGATAGCCAAACCGCATCCAATCCAGTTCAATACCGTCGGGATCATATCGCTCGAACAGTTCCTTCACGTACACCATTGCGTGTTCGCGCACTTCTGGAATCCCGTAATTCAGCGCGCGATCCTGCCACGCGCCGGTACTGCCGGGCACGCGCCAGTAGTCCGGGTGCTTCACCCAGAACGTGCTGTGCATGAAGTTTTTCGGGTTGTTGACGTCGTGCACATCGTTCATGCGCATCGTCAGCCACGGCGAGATGCCCTTCTCACGGCAACGTGCAATCCATACCGCGTAGGGGTCCAATCCCCGCTCATGAAGGAGCCGCGCGTTATCCACCCATTTCCGGCAGAATTCCGGTTCATCGGGAACCACCTGGTCACCGACTTCCCAAATGGCGTCGCGGGCGGCACTTTCATGGCTGGCCCGCATCGCATTGGGATTCAGGAAAAGATGCGTTACGGCCGTGCCCGCGTACTGATCGACAAACGCGTGGAGCCCGTCCAGCGTCATGTCGCCTGCATTGCGCGAACCAAAGAAATGGCTATTGTCCTCGTTGATGATGAACGGCGTCTTGTCCGCGCCGACTCCCAGCAACGGAGTGGATATGGCCAGACACAAGACTACGCACGAAACCATTGGCCCCCCTTTCCGGAGATGGCGGATTCCTGCGCCTCTTCTCCGGCGCTCAATTGCGCCCGCGCAAAACGCGGACTAGTCCCTGGTCAGTTCACCCGGGGCGCCGTCCCACGTGGCGCCTTGACCAAAGCGATACCGATACGTCTCGCGGCCGGAGACATCCGTTTGGGTATTTGCCGAGGCTGCGGCTGCCTCGGTACGGTTCGACTTTCGCTCACCTTCGTAGACTCGATATGTATATTGAATCAAGCCGATGAATCCGCGTTCGGTCGCCGAACTGCGCGACGTCGGAAACGCGTCCAGCGGATGGTATTCCTCGTACACTTTCACCTTCTTATAGTACTTGCCGCGCAGTTGGCCTTCTCCCTCGAAAACGACCTCTCCATGCCGCCCCGCCATATTCATGCGCTTCAGCTCGGACTTACCAATCCCGTCCAGGCGTTCCATGACCTTATCGGTGCCCGAGACGTAGCCCTCCGGCTTCTCACCGATGCCAAAGTCATATTTCACTTTCTCGATGACGCTTCCGCCCGACGAGGCGCACGAGCAAACTGCCAGACAAACCAAAAGTGCCCAAAGGGGTTTCACGCCTAATCTCCTTGCATGTGCATAGCGCCGTAGAATGGGCTACTGCTTTCTGAGTTTGAGCTTCCATGTGCTTTGGTACACCAACGGTGCACACAAGAATGGAATACATAGATTCTAAGGAAGGTCTAGAAGGGAATCAATTATCCCACGTAGTCGAGTAGGCTTGGCTGGATTACTCGCGCAGCGGCGTTTAGGGCCGCCTGAAACGCGTTGCTTTGCGCGTTCAACCGGATGATGACATCCGCAAAATCCGCGTCGCGTGAATCCGAAAGCAACTGCTCTAACTGGATTTGGAAATCTTCCGTCTCATTGGTCAGGCTGGTTACACGATTCTGCACCGCACCCAGACGCGCCATTCCTTGATTGAGCTGCTGACGTATCGCCTCCAACTCATCCAAGCTCTGATTCTGAAGCGTCGCCTGATCGCCCGCACGCAGCGCATCGCGTATGTCGATCAAAGTCTGAAACAGGTCCTGCGACCCTTGAAACACCGTGGACCCGGGCTCGTTCACTTCCACCGTGACCCCGTCCGCAACTCCCACGGAAACCGTCTCAGTATTCCCTTGATAGGTGACAGCCGTGATATCGCCGTCGACGTCCCTTGTGACCTCATACGGCATCGAACGGGTACGCGTGCCGCCAAAGATGTAGAGATTTCCCGATTGATGGTTCGCCGTATTGACGGCGCCCTCAAGCAGTTGGTCAATTTCCTCCGCGATGGCATCCAAGGCTGCCTGGCCTTCCGTGCCATTTGCCCCTTGCAGGGTTAGCTCGCGGGCGCGCAGGATGGCATTCACCATGGTCTGCAGCGAGCTTACCGACTCCTCAAGTTGTGGACTTGCGGAGGACATGTTGTCGAGGTATTGCTGATTCTTGGCAATGGCGGCTCGCGTGTTCATCGCGCGGCGCGCGTCCACAGGATTGTCCGAAACGGTGTTCACGCGCAATCCGGTTGCGAGTTGCGTCTGCAGATCCAGAATCCGCTTGCTCTGATCCTGGATATTGTTGAGCAACCGGTTCATCACGATACCTTGTGTAACACGTAGCGCACCCATGGACTACCCCCGATGATCCAACATTACAGGCTCGATGAGGCGCACGGTTGTCCCGCCTCCTTGTTCCGTGTAGTTGCCCGCAAGCCCTTCGGAACACGCCTGGAATGTGTCCAACAACTGCTCTGTCACGTTTAACGACTGGCGCAACATGCGTGCATTCGTTCGAACAACCGTTCGATTCGCCGCGATGGCCGCCTTCAGACGCGTCTGCAAATCCCTCAGCCTGCCCTTCCATTCCACGGGGACCGCTTCGATTAAATCGCTCAAACACGGATTTGCGTTCGAAATACCGCCTTTGGCCAGAATAGGTTGCACGATGGAGTTGCGCATTGCATGGGCTTGCGCCGTCTCTCGAACCAGCGCTTCCAGTGCTTCTGTCCGCGCCTGCAGCGTTTCGAGATCTTGCGCCAACAACGCCTCATGCTGAGATCGGCAAACACTCAAGAGATTCTCTTGGCGTTCAATCTCATCTTCCAGCAATTGGCATAGCGTATTGATGTTGCTATCCACAGCCATCAGATTCCTTTTGCTTTACTCTTTATCGGCAGACGCTCGCGATCACTTGACCTCGATCAGCGGGGCGGCCGTGGCTTCCGAGGCGGCCAGGGCGGCCCTCCCCCTGGATTCGGCGGCGCGCAACTGCTGCTCCATCAGCTTCGCGATTCCGAATTGCCCGCTTTTGGCAATTTCACCGCTTAAGGTATCGTTCAGCATCTCACGGTAGTAGTCCGAATCAGGGTCATTGCCAAAAAGGGTTCCCTTGGGAACAGACTTCTGCATTTCTTGCAGCAGGGTGAAGACGAAATAGTGCTCGTATTCCTGCAAAGCCAGCTTCTCGCGCGAGGACTCCTTCGCCAAAGCCCCGGTTCTCGCTTCCGTCACATTCGCCAATGGGTTTACGTACAGCACTACATAATCTCCAAGTCCGCGTCCATCGCCCCCGACTCACGCAATGCCTGAAAGATGGAAATCATGTCGCGGGGAGTCACCTTGAGCTTGTTCAAAGCCAATGCGACGTCGCTCGCGGATGTCCCCTGAACCGGCATCAGGAAAGCTTGCTGCTCTTCCGCTGCAACGTCCACGACCTCTTCCTTAACGGTCTCCCCTTGAGACAACGGGGCGGGTTGGCTTACCACCGGCGTTGTCGCAATCTGAATGCTCAGGTTGCCGTGAGCCACTTCGCACGGTTTGATCATTACGTCGCCGCCTACAACCAGCGTGCCTGTGCGCTCGTTTATCACAACACGGGTGGGCAGGTCTGAGGACACATCCAAATCCTGCAGCTTGGCGATGAAGCCAATGAGTTCCTGCTGCATGTCCTGAGGGATACGCACCGTGATGGTGCTCGCGCTTAACGCTGAAGCGCTTCCTTCCCCAAACTCCTTATCCGCCGCTTGACGAATGTTCTCGGCCGTCTTGAAGTCTGGGCGGCGTAGAAGCAGCGCGACACGATCCCCGTCGGTAATCGTCGAAGGGACTTCTTGTTCGACGAATGCGCCCATCGGAATACGGCCCACGGTTACGTGATTCTTGCGGACCGACGTCCCACCGCCCGTATCCGCGTTGAATCCGCCAACCGATAACGGACCCTGCGCGACGGCATACACCGTCTCATCGGTGCCGGGACCATACAGATACGTTTCCAGGAGGGTACCGCCTTCCAGACTTTCCGCGTCGCCAACGGCACTTACGCGAACGTCGATACGCGTACCTTCTTTCGCAAATGCGGGTAGGGTGGCATCCACCATGACCACGGCCACGTTGTCGGACTTCAGATCGGCGATTTTATCTACATCAATGTTCATGCGGTCCAGCATGCGTTGCATCCGGCGTAGTGCGTCGCCGGTTTTATCGCCGGTGCCCGCAAGGCCCACGACGATACCCACGCCTTTGAGTTGGTTACCCCGTGCCCCCTGGATTTCGCACAAGTCCTTGATACGTGCCGCACTCGCGGGGGCCGATAACACCAGCCCGGCGAGCAACGCGCAAATCAGACTGCCTCGTAGTGCTTGCATTACTGGTCCCTAAGCCTTTCCATCACGCAAACCTTGAATTCATGCCCGTTTCACGCACGCTCAGTATGGCGACACCCAATCCAGAAGCCTCGTGAGCACGCCTCGACGTTGATTGTTCCAAAGCGGCCCTTTTCCGCTCAGTTCAATAACGGCGTTCGCCAATTGAGTCGAGTCCAGTGTATTCGCGGGGGTCACGTCCCGAGCCCGCGCAGTCCCCGACACCACCATCCGCGACTGTTCGCGATTCATGGTCAGCAGTTTCTCGCCCCGCAATTCAATGGTGCCGTTGTCGTTCACCTTCGTAACCGTGCACGTTACGGTGGTCTCCAACGTGTTCTTACGCGCGGTCTTACCGGTGGTGCGTTGTTCGTTCTTCATTCCAATCTGCCAGTTCGGCAGCTTTCCCGCTGTTGTAATGCCGAAACCGTCCGGCTTTGCCGCCGTCAGGAAGGTGTTGTCGCCGGCGTTCGCTTCCGACTCCACGTCGGACTCTTTCTTCGTATTCGTATTCGCATCGGTCTGCGCGGCGATCTCTTCCTTGATAAGAACGGTTATGATGTCGCCTTCGGCGAACCGCGCCTTCTTCAGCGAAACAAGCGTCCCCTGTGACGCTGTCTTCTGCGAAAACAACGAATCCCCCCATGCGGGGGCTATCGCTATCACCGTGGCCGCAATTGCCGTTATCAATCGCCTGTTCATCCTGTCCTCCCTACTCCACAACCACGATGCCGTCTTTGCGTAACGTTCCCACAAACTCCTGTTTCGAATCGGGATTAAGGCAGGTCAGTACTTCGCCGGCCCCTGCATTTCCGAGGGCGACTGCGCGCGACCGGATGAGCAATCCACCTGCCCGCGTTTCCACCGTGACCGCCTGATTCCGCTTTACCAGTTGCGGCGGCACCACTTGCCGCGGCGAGATGACCTGCCCCGCAAAGATGGTGCTCCGTGCCGTATTTCCTACCAAGTCCTCCAACTCCGTCACATAGCTGCCAGTACGTAGATTCGCCAAGGAACGCTTTTCCACTTGCACGTCGGAGGGAGTAATCAGTTTCCCCCGAGGGATGTCCATCGTGGTCACCAGCACGTCTGCCAGTGCATCTACTTTGGCCTTCATGGTGATGCTGCGCTTCACGTCGCCGTCCACACGGATCTCACCGCGAAAGACGGTCGGCCCAATCCAACGGTACTGGGGTTGAGGCGACCACTTGATGGACAGTTCACCTTCGGGGACGACGATGCTTTGCGCCTGATGCTCGACCTCGATTTCCGTATCCTCGAGCTTCCAGGGCACCTTAGATTCAATGAACGCAAACAGATCCTCTGCCAGGATGTCTTGGGTCAATTCCATCGAAAGCGTCTTTGCGACGACCGCATTGGCGCCGTCCAGCGTAATGTCGCTCGCCTGGACCCCCGCGCTCTCGATGCGCGTGCGCACGAGCGTCGCATCCAAACGCTTGGAGGCGCCCGGCGCAGCCGCTCCGCCCAACTCGATCTGCCCGAGAACCGGAGCATTCTCCCCTTTAATCTCCGCGACCTCGCCCAAGGTAACCATTGGGCCTTTTACGTAGGCCTCCGTCTTCAGCATGACGGTGTCGGCGGGTTCCGCCCACGCCGTCATGGGAAGGAGCGCGGCTACTGCGATTCCGAGAATCCGTGCGCGTCTCATGTTCAGCTCCTTACCCTACCGCTTACCGTCTGACGTTATTGGCCGTCTGAAGCATTTCGTCGGAGGTCTGTATGACCTTCGAATTTGCCTCGTAGGCGCGCTGCGCAATGATCAGATTAAGAATCTCTTCCACGACCTGAACGTTCGAGTTCTCCAAAAATTGTTGCTGCAGCGTACCAAGACCGTTTAGACCCGGCTGACCTGCCACGGGTGGGCCCGAAGCTTCGGTCTCCTGAAAGACATTCTTGCCGAGACTCGCGTCGAGGCCTGCATTGTTGATGAACCGCACCAACTGTATGGTCCCAAGGTTCGAAGGTGTCGCGTTCCCCGGCACAGTGACCGAGACCACACCGTCTTGCCCGATGGAAATTTCCTCGAAGTCGTTCGGCACCGTGATTCCTGGCGTTAGCGGGAAACCGTCCGCCGTCACGAATATGCCATTTGCGTTGATTCGGAAACTGCCGTCCCGTGTGTACCCCGTGGTGCCATCCGGCAATTCGACTTGAAAGAAACCATCCCCCTCGATAGCCATATCGAAGGGATTATTGGTCTGAATCAGATTTCCTTGTGAAAACGTCTTTGCAACCGTTACAGGCCGCACGCCGTGCCCGATGTGAATGCCTGCCGGGATGATTTCACCTGCCGCCGTCTGAGTACCGGCCGGCTTCACTGTTTCGTACAGCAAATCCTGAAAATTCACGCGGCTCTTCTTGAAACTTGTCGTATTGACGTTCGCGAGGTTGTTGGCAATCGTGTCAATGTTGGTCTGTTGCCCAACCATGCCCGTTGCCGCCGTGAACAGTGCGCGAATCATCCCCTTCGCTCCTTATTAGGCCGGTGAACCCACGTCGTTGATGAGACGCCCTGCCGTCTCGTCAACCGCCGTAATGACTCTCTGGTTTGCCTCATAGGCCCTCAGACCAAGCATCATCTCTGCCATCTCGACGGGCGCCTGCACATTGGATGCCTCAAGCGAACCCGCTATCAGACGCGTCTCCGTCGCCGCCGTTGCTTGCGCGGCTACGGGTTCCGACGCAAAGAAAAGACTTCCACCTTCTTGTTCGAGCAGCCGAGGCTCCTGAAATTCCACGATGCGAATCTCTCCGACAAGCTGGCCATCCACAGTGACCGCGCCGGTGTCGTCTATCCGCACCTTGCCTTCGCCTACGTCGATTGCCCCGCCCCCGGCCGACTGAATCTTGTAGCCGTCCTGCGTTGCCAACTGGCCGTCCACATCCACGATGAATGAGCCGTTGCGCGTGTAGCGTTCGCCACCGGGCGTCTCGACGCCAATGAACCCCGGCCCGGAAAGGGCAACGTTCAGTGGGTCGTCCGTGGTAAAAATCGGACCTGATTGCAGGTCGGTAAACGTGGCAAGTGTCTTGAGTCCGCCGCCGGGGCCGCGCTTCGAATTCAGTTGCGCCGCCGTGGCCGTTTCGCCCAGAAACAACTCCTTGAACCCCTGGGATATGGGGTTCTGACGCTTGAACCCCACCGTCGCCGAGTTGGCGATGTTATTGGCGATGACGTTATGACGCTCTTCCAACGCCATCATGCCCGTCGCTGCCGCATACAGGCCTTGTATCATCGCTACCTCCCCGGTTTCGGACCCTATCGCAATCGCCTTTCGGCGCTTTTCCCGGCAGCCCGGCGTTGCTTAGGGATGATTCGACGACGCTTTAGGGAGAGCATCGCCGACGCCGGGCCGACCACTCACGAGCGACCTGCTATGGGACAGGTCGGATAGGCCAGATGCAATGAATGTGCCAATGCGATGACTAGCGGTAAAATGGCGAAAATTGAAGACTTTGGCGGGTAAGCAGGCAGGAGCAT contains these protein-coding regions:
- the flgG gene encoding flagellar basal-body rod protein FlgG: MIRALFTAATGMVGQQTNIDTIANNLANVNTTSFKKSRVNFQDLLYETVKPAGTQTAAGEIIPAGIHIGHGVRPVTVAKTFSQGNLIQTNNPFDMAIEGDGFFQVELPDGTTGYTRDGSFRINANGIFVTADGFPLTPGITVPNDFEEISIGQDGVVSVTVPGNATPSNLGTIQLVRFINNAGLDASLGKNVFQETEASGPPVAGQPGLNGLGTLQQQFLENSNVQVVEEILNLIIAQRAYEANSKVIQTSDEMLQTANNVRR
- a CDS encoding flagellar hook-basal body protein, producing MIQGLYAAATGMMALEERHNVIANNIANSATVGFKRQNPISQGFKELFLGETATAAQLNSKRGPGGGLKTLATFTDLQSGPIFTTDDPLNVALSGPGFIGVETPGGERYTRNGSFIVDVDGQLATQDGYKIQSAGGGAIDVGEGKVRIDDTGAVTVDGQLVGEIRIVEFQEPRLLEQEGGSLFFASEPVAAQATAATETRLIAGSLEASNVQAPVEMAEMMLGLRAYEANQRVITAVDETAGRLINDVGSPA